A DNA window from Anastrepha ludens isolate Willacy chromosome 6, idAnaLude1.1, whole genome shotgun sequence contains the following coding sequences:
- the LOC128868318 gene encoding uncharacterized protein LOC128868318, with the protein MYYPISLLTILLGASVQNAKSRYISLSFNISLTMDEDHQKQQQQQRTSAYATVLRSCMKEIEFTKAELQRFRLSLLSRDPEVLKSAKEQTAQQRRVAEIEEDDSLHTEAANRYETRFKENTPQNNAIAYEDAKVFGSDEEALQCFVYCLYEQLVLTSKSVYMEYELFAKLYAILGRERHLVKECLNFNMNNKCESSYKMRLCNSRLQMLESEERLRDAFEYGGRADESVVEEDNDVDMGENQKENTTQTQ; encoded by the exons ATGTACTATCCAAttagcctcttgaccattttgCTAGGTGCTTCGGTGCAAAATGCAAAG TCACGTTACATTTCACTCTCTTTCAACATATCTCTAACAATGGATGAAGAtcaccaaaaacagcaacaacaacaacgcacaTCAGCCTACGCCACCGTCTTGCGCTCGTGCATGAAAGAGATCGAATTCACCAAGGCTGAGTTGCAACGCTTTCGTCTGAGTTTACTCTCACGCGACCCAGAAGTGTTGAAAAGCGCCAAAGAGCAAACTGCGCAGCAGCGTAGAGTGGCGGAAATTGAAGAAGATGATTCATTACACACAGAAGCAGCGAACCGTTATGAAACTCGATTTAAAGAGAATACACCACAAAATAATGCTATAGCGTATGAAGATGCGAAAGTGTTTGGAAGTGATGAAGAAGCATTGCAGTGTTTCGTCTATTGCCTCTATGAGCAATTGGTTCTTACTTCGAAGAGTGTATATATGGAGTATGAACTTTTTGCCAAATTGTATGCGATTTTGGGACGTGAGCGGCATTTGGTGAAAGAGTGTTTGAATTTCAATATGAACAATAAATGTGAATCCTCATACAAAATGCGATTGTGCAATTCGCGACTGCAGATGCTGGAATCGGAGGAGCGTCTGCGTGATGCATTTGAGTATGGAGGGCGCGCTGATGAGTCAGTAGTGGAAGAGGATAATGATGTAGATATGGGAGAGAACCAGAAAGAGAACACAACGCAGACACAATAA
- the LOC128867260 gene encoding uncharacterized protein LOC128867260 has translation MQTFSSLPLLLAILFSSVISQLYAADDQAARETCIKQANLNADELNRVKSESAVMKLVDDDSEALKCYQRCYYRQLGLMDDAGKAVVPLLVDYISKITGVSDKKKITEVFLSCKSVKRDSECDKVYQIGKCIMQKLAV, from the exons ATGCAAACATTCAGTTCACTACCGTTGCTGTTGGCGATCCTCTTTTCCAGCGTCATATCACAG TTGTATGCGGCCGATGATCAAGCAGCACGCGAAACTTGCATCAAGCAGGCTAACCTGAATGCCGATGAACTGAATCGGGTGAAGAGCGAGTCAGCTGTTATGAAACTCGTAGATGACGACTCGGAGGCATTGAAATGCTACCAACGCTGCTATTATCGACAACTGGGGTTAATGGACGATGCTGGCAAGGCGGTGGTGCCGCTACTTGTGGATTATATTTCGAAGATCACTGGTGTTTcggataaaaagaaaataactgaAGTTTTCCTCTCATGTAAGTCGGTAAAAAGAGACAGCGAGTGCGATAAGGTGTACCAAATCGGGAAGTGCATTATGCAAAAATTGGCTGTTTAA